One Stenotrophomonas maltophilia R551-3 genomic window, GATCTCCTGCAGGATCTGCGGCTGGGTCACCACTCGCCCGGCATTGCGCAGCAGCAGTGAGAGCAACGCGTATTCCTTGCGGGTAAGCGCCACCGGCTCGCCATCCAGCGCCACTTCACGACGCACCAGGTCCACATGCAGGTGGCCATCGTCGAATACCGGCGGCGTGCCATCACTGGGCACGCTGCGCGTGCGCAGCAGCGCCCGCACCCGCGCCATCAGCTCCTGCGTGCCGAACGGCTTGGTCACGTAGTCGTTCGCGCCTGTATCCAGCGCGCGCACCTTCTCGGTTTCGCCGGCACGCACGGTCAGCATGATCACCGGCACCTGGCTCCACTGCCGAAGCTGTTCCAGTACCTCGTGGCCTTCCATGTCCGGCAGGCCGATATCCAGGATCACCAGATCCATGTCCTCGCTGGCGGCCAGCTGCAGGCCTTCCTGGCCGGTGGCGGCCTGTCGTACCTGGTAGCCCTGCGCGCGCAGGCTGATGTCCAGGAACCGGCGGATCTGGGTTTCATCATCGATCACCAGCACGCGCGCGGCCGGGACGCTGGCATCAATCGGGGTCGGACTCATCGTGGGAGGCTGGCTTGAGCAGGGGCAGGGTGATGCGGATCAGGGTACCGCGACCATCGCGTCCGGGCAGCGCCTGCACGCTGCCGCCATGCGCGCCGATCATGCCCTGGCAGATGGTCAGGCCCAGGCCGGTGCCATGGCGGCCACGGTCACCGCGTTCGACGCTGTAGAACATGTCGAAGATGCGCGCACGCTCGTCGTCGGGAATGCCGGGGCCGGCATCGATCACGTCGATGCGCAGCTGGCCGTCCAGCTCGCGCGCCTGTACCTGCACGGCGGCATCGGGCGGCGAGAACTTGGCCGCGTTCTCCATCACGTTGAACACCGCCTGTTCGACCAGCGCCGGATGCACCCAGATCGGCGCCAGCGAGGAAGGAATGTCGAGCTCCAGCCGCACCTTCGGCTGATAGCGCTGCAGGCGTCGCGCTGCCGAGCCGATCAGTTCGTCCACGCCGATCCAGTCGCGGTTGATCTTCAACCCTTCGTGGCCAAGCCGGGTCATGTCCAGCAGGTTCTGGATATAGCGGTCCAGGCGTTCGCCTTCGACCAGGATGGTATCGAGCAGGGCACGGCGATCGGTCGTGTCCATTGCCGCGCCGTAGCTGGCCAGGCTGTCGGCCGAACCGATCATCGCCGCCAGTGGCGAGCGCAGGTCGTGCGACACCGAAGAGAGCAGGGCCGAGCGCAACCGCTCGGTCTCGTTGCTGACGTGCGCCTGTTCCAGTTCGGCCACCAGCCGTGTGCGAAGCGCGGCCTGGGCGATGTCATCGACCATTGCCTCGGCCAGCTGCCGTTGCTCCGGCAGCAGGCGCGCCTGCGCGCCGGGCAGGTACAGGCCGGCCACGCCAATGGCGCGGTCCTCGCCATCCAGCAGTGGCAGGAACCACCACTGCGCACCGGCCAGGGTATCGGTGAAGCGGCCGCTGGGCTGGCCATGGCGCAGCGCCCAGTCGGCGGCGGCCAGATCGGTGTCCCCCGGCTGGCTGCGACCACCGGCCGCGGTGTCTGTTCCAATGCGCAGCCATGCCGGAACGTCCATCGCCTGCTCCAGCGCCAGCCTGCCGGCCTGCGCGACCTCGCCATTGCCGGCCGCACTGGCGAGCTGACGGCCCAGCTGCTGGCGCGCACGCGCATGGCGGTTGGCTGCACGCAGCGCGATCACCTGCATGCGCAGGCGCGAGGCCAGCCGTCCGGCCACCAAGGCGGCGGCCAGGAACAGGAACACGGTGATCACGCCCTGGCGCGC contains:
- a CDS encoding response regulator transcription factor; translation: MSPTPIDASVPAARVLVIDDETQIRRFLDISLRAQGYQVRQAATGQEGLQLAASEDMDLVILDIGLPDMEGHEVLEQLRQWSQVPVIMLTVRAGETEKVRALDTGANDYVTKPFGTQELMARVRALLRTRSVPSDGTPPVFDDGHLHVDLVRREVALDGEPVALTRKEYALLSLLLRNAGRVVTQPQILQEIWGPTHQHDTHYLRILVGKLRHKLGDSALDSRYLFTEPGVGLRFKG